A single genomic interval of Natator depressus isolate rNatDep1 chromosome 14, rNatDep2.hap1, whole genome shotgun sequence harbors:
- the LOC141998786 gene encoding uncharacterized protein LOC141998786, whose protein sequence is MQSSSAEVTMMESQNRKRAPAWTEREVRDLIAVWGEESVLSELRSSFRNAKTFVKISQGMKDRGHNRDPKQCRVKLKELRQAYQKTREANGRSGSEPQTCRFYDELHAILGGSATTTPAVLFDSFNGDGGNTEAGFGDEEDDDDDEVVDSSQQASGETGFPDSQELFLTLDLEPVPPEPTQGCLLDPAGGEGTSAACVSMITGSSPSQRLVKIRKKKKRTRDEMFSELMLSSHTDRAQTNAWRQIMSDCRKAQNDQEERWRAEESKWRAEERAEARMWRQRDERRQDSMLRLLEDQTSMLQCMVELQQRQLEHRLPLQPLCNQPPSSPSSIASTPRRPRTRWGGLRPTSHSTTEDCPKKRRLSFNKF, encoded by the exons atgcagagctcatcagcagaggtgaccatgatggagtctcagaatcgcaaaagagctccagcatggaccgaacgggaggtacgggatctgatcgctgtatggggagaggaatccgtgctatcagaactccgttccagttttcgaaatgccaaaacctttgtcaaaatctcccagggcatgaaggacagaggccataacagggacccgaagcagtgccgcgtgaaactgaaggagctgaggcaagcctaccagaaaaccagagaggcgaacggccgctccgggtcagaaccccaaacatgccgcttctatgatgagctgcatgccattttagggggttcagccaccactaccccagccgtgttgtttgactccttcaatggagatggaggcaatacggaagcaggttttggggacgaagaagatgatgatgatgacgaggttgtagatagctcacagcaagcaagcggagaaaccggttttcccgacagccaggaactgtttctcaccctggacctggagccagtaccccctgaacccacccaaggctgcctcctggacccagcaggcggagaagggacctccg ctgcatgtgtttcaatgatcacaggatcttctccttcccagaggctagtgaagattagaaagaaaaaaaaacgcactcgagatgaaatgttctccgagctcatgctgtcctcccacactgacagagcacagacgaatgcgtggaggcaaataatgtcagactgcaggaaagcacaaaatgaccaggaggagaggtggcgggctgaagagagtaagtggcgggctgaagagagggctgaagctcgaatgtggcggcagcgtgatgagaggaggcaggattcaatgctgaggctgctggaggaccaaaccagtatgctccagtgtatggttgagctgcagcaaaggcagctggagcacagactgccactacagcccctgtgtaaccaaccgccctcctccccaagttccatagcctccacacccagacgcccaagaacgcggtgggggggcctccggccaaccagccactccaccacagaggattgcccaaaaaaaagaaggctgtcattcaataaattttaa